The following proteins come from a genomic window of Pyxidicoccus sp. MSG2:
- a CDS encoding ABC transporter ATP-binding protein produces MTQSLSELCWPVARLCEALQRLAHHSGMPGRSISRMPVPDACLRRGEQPLGPWIEAAATFLGFEAEPVGTRYAELPALLHRAGPALIQLPGEAEPRILVLLGERRGRLRVLGPDSKVEVIEWSALHGALCEDIEAPVRPSVEALLEQAQVPSRRRLQVRTLILGERLGTLWLDVGWLLRLPPGRAFRTQLRQARIHRQLAVLLAAHTTQYALGLLSWWLIGKGLLQGQVDRGWMLAWAMLLLTQVPVQMLAHQVSARLSVRAGGLLKQRLLAGALRMDVEQVRSQGAGQLLGRVLEADAFEAMALNGGLAGLLALLELLFAVAVLAAGVGPVPALLLFGWTALTLLGGWRCIKARQRWNDARVGMTNDLIERMVGHRTRLAQESRERWHDGEDHALEKYQRVSEHLDRREVLLTGLMPRGWLLLGMTGLALSLALGGTAPVTLAIGVGGVLLAWRAFNRLVMGLSALAESGSAWKQISSLFHAASRTEDAALPVLSTVSASASGPRGNDVLLEAQHLVFRYPERSTPVLDGCDVRVHRGEHVLLEGPSGGGKSTLGALLAGLRQPQSGLLLLNGLDRRTLGPDRWRDGVVAAPQFHENHVFSGTLAFNLLMSRTWPPKPEDLELATNVCEELGLGDLLARMPAGIMQIVGETGWQLSHGERSRLFIARALIQQADLLVLDESFAALDPETLRRCYQCVAARVPSLMVIAHP; encoded by the coding sequence ATGACGCAATCCCTCTCAGAGCTCTGCTGGCCCGTGGCCCGACTGTGCGAGGCCCTCCAGCGACTCGCGCACCACAGCGGCATGCCGGGCCGCTCCATCTCGCGGATGCCCGTCCCCGACGCGTGTCTCCGGCGGGGTGAGCAGCCCCTCGGTCCCTGGATTGAGGCCGCCGCCACCTTCCTGGGCTTCGAGGCGGAGCCCGTCGGGACGCGCTACGCGGAGCTGCCCGCCCTGCTGCACCGCGCGGGGCCCGCGCTCATCCAGCTGCCCGGAGAGGCCGAGCCGCGCATCCTCGTCCTGCTCGGAGAGCGCCGCGGCCGGCTGCGTGTGCTGGGCCCGGACTCGAAGGTGGAGGTCATCGAATGGAGCGCTCTGCACGGCGCGCTCTGCGAGGACATCGAGGCGCCCGTGCGGCCCTCGGTGGAGGCGCTGCTCGAACAGGCGCAGGTGCCTTCCCGCCGCCGTCTCCAGGTCCGCACGCTCATCCTGGGCGAGCGGCTGGGCACGCTGTGGCTCGACGTGGGCTGGTTGCTGCGCCTTCCCCCGGGCCGGGCCTTCCGCACGCAGCTCCGGCAGGCGCGCATCCACCGACAGCTCGCGGTGCTCCTCGCGGCGCACACCACGCAGTACGCACTGGGCCTCCTGTCGTGGTGGCTCATCGGAAAGGGACTGCTCCAGGGACAGGTGGACCGGGGGTGGATGCTCGCGTGGGCGATGCTCCTGCTCACCCAGGTGCCGGTGCAGATGCTGGCCCACCAGGTGTCCGCGCGGCTGAGCGTCCGGGCCGGAGGACTGCTGAAGCAGCGGCTGCTCGCCGGGGCGCTGCGGATGGACGTGGAGCAGGTCCGCAGCCAGGGCGCGGGCCAGCTCCTGGGGCGCGTGCTGGAGGCCGATGCCTTCGAGGCGATGGCCCTGAATGGCGGGCTCGCGGGGCTCCTCGCGCTGCTGGAGTTGCTCTTCGCGGTGGCGGTGCTGGCTGCCGGCGTGGGGCCGGTGCCCGCGCTGCTGCTGTTCGGATGGACGGCGCTCACGCTGCTGGGCGGCTGGCGCTGCATCAAGGCCCGCCAGCGCTGGAACGACGCGCGCGTGGGGATGACCAATGACCTCATCGAGCGCATGGTCGGCCACCGGACGCGGCTGGCGCAGGAGTCCCGGGAGCGCTGGCACGACGGCGAGGACCACGCGCTCGAAAAGTACCAGCGTGTCTCGGAGCACCTGGACCGGCGCGAGGTGCTGCTCACCGGGCTGATGCCGCGCGGCTGGCTGCTGCTGGGGATGACGGGCCTTGCCCTGTCGCTCGCGCTGGGGGGCACGGCACCGGTGACGCTCGCCATCGGCGTGGGCGGCGTGTTGCTGGCCTGGCGCGCCTTCAACCGGCTGGTGATGGGCCTGTCCGCGCTCGCCGAGTCGGGCAGTGCCTGGAAGCAGATTTCCAGCCTCTTCCATGCCGCGAGCCGGACGGAGGACGCCGCCCTGCCGGTGCTGTCCACGGTCAGCGCGTCCGCCTCGGGGCCCCGGGGGAATGACGTGCTGCTGGAAGCGCAGCACCTCGTCTTCCGCTACCCGGAGCGGAGCACTCCGGTGCTGGACGGCTGCGATGTGCGGGTGCACCGGGGCGAGCACGTCCTGCTCGAAGGCCCCTCCGGCGGAGGCAAGTCCACGCTGGGCGCGCTGCTGGCCGGACTGCGCCAGCCCCAGTCGGGACTGCTGCTGCTGAATGGGTTGGACAGGCGCACGCTCGGCCCCGACCGCTGGCGGGACGGCGTCGTCGCGGCGCCGCAGTTCCACGAGAACCACGTGTTCTCCGGCACGCTCGCGTTCAACCTGCTGATGAGCCGGACCTGGCCGCCGAAGCCGGAGGACCTGGAGCTGGCAACGAACGTCTGCGAGGAGCTGGGGCTGGGGGACCTGCTCGCGCGGATGCCCGCCGGCATCATGCAGATTGTCGGAGAGACGGGCTGGCAGCTCTCCCACGGGGAGCGCAGCCGCCTCTTCATCGCCCGCGCGCTGATTCAACAGGCGGACCTGCTCGTACTGGACGAGAGCTTCGCCGCATTGGACCCGGAGACGCTGCGCCGCTGCTACCAGTGCGTCGCGGCCCGGGTCCCCAGCCTGATGGTCATCGCCCATCCCTGA
- a CDS encoding peptidoglycan-binding protein — translation MPADTSDGAVAPCPLERGGLEVLVVGDDGKALEGVSLELAEKDGKRVLRSRTDEKGHCVFKGLLLKPFDLRLPKVDGGIWHVVGEQVLEKKKEDAPPAPFGAPPEDKDVDGVVYKAKGGENASVLAYRYGVAPTALRREDGRPLDLERPLRQGETVRVPALSRRRAEVQTGRRYIVHRAHIPFSFVLRLRDEYHGPRLRVPYLLKLKLSDGQELPHREGHSDDEGRVVESIPPEAAEGELVLASGDQTERVLLKLSLPEPIDETDGLRERLDNLGFNCGGESGALGEKTRAALRWFQYALGLETTGEADDTTRNALRALHGS, via the coding sequence ATGCCAGCGGATACGTCGGACGGCGCGGTGGCACCCTGCCCCCTGGAGCGCGGGGGGCTGGAAGTGCTCGTGGTGGGGGACGACGGGAAGGCGCTCGAAGGGGTGAGCCTCGAGCTGGCGGAGAAGGACGGGAAGCGGGTCCTGCGCTCGCGGACGGACGAGAAGGGACACTGCGTCTTCAAGGGGCTGTTGCTGAAGCCCTTCGACCTGCGCCTGCCGAAGGTCGACGGCGGCATCTGGCACGTGGTGGGCGAGCAGGTGCTGGAGAAGAAGAAGGAGGACGCGCCGCCAGCGCCGTTCGGCGCCCCGCCCGAGGACAAGGACGTCGACGGGGTGGTGTACAAGGCGAAGGGTGGCGAGAACGCCAGCGTCCTGGCCTACCGCTATGGGGTGGCTCCCACCGCGCTGCGCCGGGAGGATGGCCGGCCGCTGGACCTCGAACGTCCTCTTCGCCAGGGGGAGACCGTGCGCGTGCCGGCGCTCAGCCGGCGCCGGGCGGAGGTGCAGACCGGACGGAGGTACATCGTCCACCGGGCCCACATCCCCTTCTCATTCGTGCTGCGCCTGCGGGACGAGTACCACGGCCCGCGCCTGCGCGTGCCGTACCTGCTGAAGCTGAAGCTCTCCGACGGTCAGGAATTGCCGCACCGCGAGGGGCACTCGGACGACGAGGGACGGGTGGTGGAGTCCATTCCACCCGAGGCGGCCGAGGGCGAGCTCGTGCTGGCGAGCGGTGACCAGACCGAGCGGGTGCTCCTGAAGCTGAGCCTGCCCGAGCCCATCGACGAGACGGACGGCCTGCGGGAGCGACTCGACAACCTCGGCTTCAACTGCGGCGGAGAGAGCGGTGCGCTGGGGGAGAAGACCCGCGCCGCGCTGCGCTGGTTCCAGTACGCGCTCGGGCTCGAGACGACGGGCGAGGCCGACGACACCACCCGAAACGCCCTGCGCGCACTGCACGGCTCCTGA
- a CDS encoding cupin domain-containing protein, producing MSEVDRAIAKLLDPLSLPAFLEAYWEKEPLHVQRQTPDHYAGLFGLDEVEQYLFTVKPRGNELRLVAMGKPDIIFHEQEEAPPRTVFQAFREGYTLNLNGVHRRWPAVHALVDAVQRQLRCYANGNAYITGPASQGFGTHHDGHDVFVLQTSGRKRWRLYAAQEDFPLEGRKMGTEDWGAPVREVELTAGDLLYLPRGTPHSAVTDDCCSVHLSIGVRPLLMDAVLAELVRTVVSRHAHWRRSVASVRTRGLRQVPCILELAEQLSDEIRGLGPLDPLLETLEAQLMQADEVVGPGPGGYLRSLEHLGALRPDSELETRPGHASVLSRNGDEVSLGFNGGALVAPAFCEPALRYVLEQSRFRIRDLPETLTEEARVTLCRRLVREGLLRVADGAPEDDRRRPAIPPRRTSSGA from the coding sequence ATGTCAGAAGTCGACCGTGCCATCGCGAAGCTGCTCGACCCACTCTCCCTGCCAGCGTTCCTGGAGGCGTACTGGGAGAAGGAACCCCTCCACGTCCAACGCCAGACGCCCGACCACTACGCCGGCCTGTTCGGGCTCGATGAAGTGGAGCAGTACCTCTTCACCGTCAAGCCGCGCGGCAATGAGCTGCGATTGGTGGCCATGGGGAAGCCGGACATCATCTTCCATGAGCAGGAGGAGGCCCCGCCGCGCACGGTGTTCCAGGCCTTTCGCGAGGGCTACACCCTCAACCTCAACGGCGTGCACCGGCGCTGGCCCGCGGTGCATGCGCTCGTGGATGCCGTGCAGCGCCAGCTCCGGTGCTACGCCAACGGCAACGCGTACATCACCGGCCCGGCGTCCCAGGGCTTCGGCACCCACCACGACGGGCACGACGTCTTCGTCCTGCAGACGTCCGGCCGGAAGCGGTGGCGCCTGTACGCGGCGCAGGAGGACTTCCCACTCGAAGGCCGGAAGATGGGCACCGAGGACTGGGGAGCACCGGTCCGCGAAGTCGAGCTGACGGCGGGGGACTTGCTGTACCTGCCCAGGGGCACCCCGCACTCGGCCGTCACCGATGACTGCTGCTCCGTCCACCTGTCGATTGGCGTCCGGCCGCTGCTCATGGACGCGGTGCTCGCGGAGCTGGTCAGGACAGTGGTGAGCAGGCATGCCCACTGGCGCCGCTCGGTCGCTTCCGTCCGGACTCGAGGCCTGCGACAGGTGCCCTGCATCCTCGAGCTCGCGGAGCAACTGTCGGACGAAATTCGCGGGCTGGGCCCGCTCGACCCGCTGCTGGAGACGCTGGAAGCGCAGCTCATGCAGGCGGACGAGGTGGTGGGCCCCGGGCCGGGAGGCTACCTGCGCTCCCTGGAGCACCTGGGTGCGCTCCGCCCGGACAGCGAGCTGGAGACCCGGCCGGGACACGCGAGCGTGCTGTCCCGCAACGGAGACGAGGTGAGCCTGGGCTTCAACGGAGGCGCGCTGGTGGCCCCCGCGTTCTGCGAGCCCGCGCTCCGGTACGTCCTCGAGCAGTCCCGGTTCCGGATTCGGGACCTGCCGGAGACACTGACCGAAGAGGCCCGGGTGACGCTGTGCCGGCGCCTCGTCCGCGAGGGGCTGCTGCGAGTCGCCGACGGGGCACCGGAAGACGACCGGCGGCGACCCGCTATTCCTCCTCGACGAACGTCTTCCGGCGCTTGA
- a CDS encoding OTU domain-containing protein, which produces MSCPHVEDGVVAQVCGECEELFCALCFATHSHPKVAPVSAFNQLTAAERGDDEFDPSEWDDDDPPVSAFGELTAAQRGDDEVEWTEAERADLQAYYEQLEREAAESVPVSDWFMAEATRQAEQRVETVVPPPLPLFELSLPQGRPVQTVALNSVTTLAKPAPSPREYPFRCLLWNVANLGGKFGYPKERDDSVIEATARIIHQADADVVSILELLGSGSGEKEPKPPSKPGPRGARGASNPLLEKLLRAFKLGNEGPAVEELKTLLGRYFSEQVQGAIWPGAAPDVTALVGQAKAFQDRDSGATLDGLLDRAWRSVCQPLLAGLAPRRVDADGGAPDPAEVDRLAAAIGESTKKRRQEKRKGGNQDHVMLTEQAEVLGNGILLLSAEGYTHWLESYASNYAKDDGLGGVSKEAGKSRDKACKKILEMLGTGCASLWVLFLRGLVGTEVTGEMRASWSRAEGPRASYENTLWSACWTVLLHANVKAMTADYERRLARWKKRHGKGDGKATKHDGVREFLRIRDALNVLASDAYDSWPAKLPEDADKSLYTQGETYGLLWKKATVAPDLDNVGFVTAFAGEFEFSKRQPLRFPLRLKKAASGSPIVLVPWHAPAPSASNATARSKDFPAFVRYCEAERKAKRLGVLLSDLNVNTVSGSTSVEHCDGTLEVGALFQGISGKVDAYTVFPAQVGTQSTLAVSKFRPWLIPDLFEQDDTSAELVKKLVNKVQSSFVSGHFKTSHGLLEFIQGHNKDFTPQHRMSASAYDKVLPICGRADRWKLGFKSTWAIPFPHALALEEEAEFFRPREQLSAPLKPFAFLLAKEAGQTLKNLRAYAEKPAKAKKLEELMLVARELSDHLPIVAELLLIDNEAAAEEAVVEAPIELFSVKPVASSELEERATAYESAATLPAREKALEELTGWWSKTYDATAPTDAAQRRFQRALQKWDTIVEAREKRADDDSRQSSRPALKPEEPRKKEDKKTLAVHLHSVALGARDNAGGGDCLFRSLAQLVFGDENRHDEVRQACVNHLEDLLAGRSLDAAGRVGDITQGEFATRLGQLHDWHRVQWPNALAYRRLPGVDRWQQFCLGMSRGGEWGDLIILCAASHLFGVRFRVYVQLGGGAYYNDEVDFVNRALGARPELTLVNYGNYHFVAAVPTAREALIDARVGVPEGWEGLRARRDRAPPPLPPQQPAPETGKPATSSPPTTSAPRPSGRVFRWPANVPWSLADANGAPGCLFLFGENGVNKGSRMFQPSTQACIRPAANAVGIRTCWKPGADESDQGAMLDGELAKNKKAMDEDFRESLHRLRTGRYTTLVIPWDTTKNMPALGTGVAKLPDRAKNTYAHLCECTAWLMKWAEDNLGRVLFCPLDTGLTEQSCKSDPESLFIHEVNCGLDNPDALRGWVGRSRLLQLPNVGPVRTGRTWFPPIQDAKLAENTRLLGLDFDALEMAVKSGRFRRVVYPEAGHALGQEADLQNTAPNTHAYVQKRLKQLADLCGATPAPLLASVPTSPPVSSSSSHSDLVIEDLDAGDDDPSTREADGRPTKSQRTAREGDVSSNLPKAEPDADAQPPVAVHLPPPQQPPLEQQPPPQQPPPQEEPPNPFKRRKTFVEEE; this is translated from the coding sequence ATGAGCTGCCCACACGTCGAGGACGGCGTCGTCGCCCAGGTCTGCGGCGAATGCGAAGAGCTGTTCTGTGCGCTGTGCTTCGCCACCCACTCCCACCCGAAGGTGGCTCCGGTCTCCGCCTTCAACCAGCTCACCGCCGCGGAGCGAGGCGACGACGAGTTCGACCCCTCGGAGTGGGATGACGATGACCCCCCCGTTTCCGCCTTCGGGGAGCTCACCGCGGCCCAGCGGGGTGACGACGAAGTCGAATGGACGGAGGCGGAGCGCGCGGATCTCCAGGCCTACTATGAGCAGCTCGAGAGGGAGGCGGCGGAGTCAGTCCCGGTCAGCGACTGGTTCATGGCCGAGGCCACCCGTCAGGCCGAGCAGCGCGTGGAGACCGTGGTGCCGCCACCCCTCCCCCTCTTCGAGCTCTCCCTGCCGCAAGGGCGGCCCGTCCAGACGGTGGCCTTGAACTCGGTGACGACGCTGGCGAAGCCCGCGCCGTCGCCTCGGGAATACCCCTTCCGGTGCCTGCTGTGGAACGTCGCCAACCTCGGCGGCAAGTTCGGCTATCCGAAGGAGCGCGACGACTCGGTGATTGAGGCGACCGCGCGCATCATCCACCAGGCGGACGCAGACGTGGTCTCCATCCTGGAGCTGCTCGGAAGCGGCAGCGGAGAGAAGGAGCCGAAGCCGCCGTCGAAGCCGGGCCCACGGGGCGCACGAGGGGCGAGCAACCCGCTGCTCGAAAAGCTGCTCAGGGCGTTCAAGCTCGGCAACGAAGGGCCGGCGGTGGAGGAGCTGAAGACGCTCCTCGGACGGTATTTCTCCGAGCAGGTCCAGGGTGCCATCTGGCCGGGAGCCGCGCCCGATGTCACCGCGCTCGTCGGGCAGGCGAAGGCCTTCCAGGACCGTGACTCGGGGGCGACGCTCGACGGGTTGCTCGACAGGGCGTGGAGGTCCGTCTGCCAGCCCCTCCTCGCCGGGCTCGCCCCGAGGCGGGTGGACGCGGATGGGGGCGCTCCAGACCCGGCTGAGGTGGACAGGCTCGCGGCCGCGATTGGCGAATCGACGAAGAAGCGGCGGCAGGAGAAGCGCAAGGGGGGCAATCAGGACCACGTCATGCTGACCGAGCAAGCGGAGGTGCTCGGCAATGGAATCCTGCTGCTCTCCGCGGAGGGCTACACGCACTGGCTCGAGAGCTACGCGTCGAACTACGCGAAGGACGATGGGTTGGGCGGGGTCTCCAAGGAGGCGGGCAAGAGCCGCGACAAAGCCTGCAAGAAGATCCTGGAGATGCTGGGCACCGGGTGCGCGAGCCTCTGGGTCCTGTTCCTGCGGGGCCTCGTCGGTACCGAGGTCACCGGCGAGATGCGCGCCAGCTGGAGCAGGGCCGAGGGGCCCAGGGCCAGCTACGAGAACACGTTGTGGTCTGCCTGCTGGACTGTGCTGCTGCACGCCAACGTGAAGGCGATGACCGCCGACTACGAGCGGCGGCTCGCGCGCTGGAAGAAGCGCCACGGCAAGGGGGACGGCAAGGCGACGAAGCACGACGGCGTGCGGGAGTTCCTGCGCATCCGCGACGCGCTCAACGTGCTCGCGTCGGACGCGTATGACTCCTGGCCGGCGAAGCTGCCGGAGGACGCGGACAAGAGCCTCTACACGCAGGGCGAGACGTACGGTCTCCTGTGGAAGAAGGCGACGGTGGCGCCGGACCTCGACAACGTCGGGTTCGTCACCGCCTTCGCCGGCGAGTTCGAGTTCTCGAAACGCCAGCCGCTGCGCTTCCCCCTCCGGCTCAAGAAGGCCGCGTCGGGTTCGCCCATCGTCCTCGTTCCGTGGCACGCGCCAGCGCCGAGCGCGTCGAATGCGACCGCCCGCTCCAAGGACTTCCCCGCCTTCGTCCGCTATTGCGAGGCCGAGCGGAAGGCGAAGCGGCTGGGGGTGCTCCTCTCCGACCTCAACGTCAACACCGTGTCGGGCAGCACGTCGGTCGAGCACTGTGATGGCACGCTGGAGGTCGGCGCGCTGTTCCAGGGCATCAGCGGCAAGGTGGATGCCTACACGGTGTTCCCGGCCCAGGTGGGGACTCAGTCCACCCTGGCCGTCTCGAAGTTCCGGCCCTGGCTGATTCCAGACCTGTTCGAGCAGGATGACACCTCCGCGGAGCTGGTGAAGAAGCTCGTCAACAAGGTGCAGTCGAGTTTTGTCTCGGGCCACTTCAAGACCTCGCACGGTCTGCTCGAGTTCATCCAGGGCCACAACAAGGACTTCACGCCCCAGCACCGGATGAGCGCGAGCGCCTATGACAAGGTTCTCCCCATCTGCGGCAGGGCGGACCGGTGGAAGCTCGGCTTCAAGTCGACCTGGGCGATTCCCTTCCCGCATGCCCTGGCGCTCGAGGAGGAAGCCGAGTTCTTCCGGCCCCGGGAGCAGCTCTCCGCGCCCCTGAAGCCGTTCGCGTTCCTCCTGGCGAAGGAGGCGGGGCAGACCCTCAAGAACCTGCGCGCCTACGCGGAGAAGCCGGCGAAGGCGAAGAAGCTCGAGGAGCTGATGCTGGTCGCGCGAGAGCTGAGCGACCACCTGCCCATCGTCGCGGAGCTGCTGCTCATCGACAACGAGGCCGCCGCGGAGGAGGCGGTCGTCGAGGCGCCCATCGAGCTGTTCAGCGTGAAGCCCGTCGCGTCCAGCGAGCTGGAGGAGCGGGCCACGGCGTACGAGAGCGCGGCGACGCTCCCGGCGCGGGAGAAGGCGCTGGAGGAGCTGACGGGCTGGTGGAGCAAGACCTACGATGCGACCGCCCCGACGGATGCCGCGCAGCGGCGGTTCCAGCGCGCCCTCCAGAAGTGGGACACCATCGTCGAGGCCCGCGAGAAGCGGGCCGACGACGACAGCCGCCAGTCGTCGCGACCGGCCCTCAAGCCGGAGGAGCCGCGAAAGAAGGAGGACAAGAAGACGCTCGCCGTCCACCTCCATTCCGTCGCGCTCGGGGCTCGCGACAACGCGGGTGGGGGCGACTGCCTCTTCCGCAGCCTCGCGCAGCTCGTCTTCGGTGACGAGAACCGCCACGACGAGGTGCGCCAGGCCTGTGTGAACCACCTGGAGGACCTGCTCGCCGGGCGCTCCCTCGACGCGGCCGGCCGCGTGGGCGACATCACCCAGGGAGAGTTCGCCACACGGCTGGGGCAGCTCCACGACTGGCACCGCGTGCAATGGCCGAACGCGCTGGCCTACCGGCGCCTCCCCGGGGTGGACCGCTGGCAGCAGTTCTGCCTCGGCATGAGCCGGGGAGGGGAGTGGGGCGACCTCATCATCCTGTGCGCCGCCTCGCACCTCTTCGGCGTCCGCTTCCGCGTCTACGTGCAGCTCGGGGGCGGCGCCTACTACAACGATGAGGTGGACTTCGTGAACCGCGCGCTCGGAGCGCGTCCGGAGCTGACGCTCGTCAATTACGGCAACTACCACTTCGTCGCGGCGGTGCCGACCGCGCGCGAGGCGCTCATCGACGCCAGGGTGGGTGTGCCCGAGGGCTGGGAAGGGCTGCGCGCGCGTCGCGACCGGGCTCCGCCGCCGCTTCCGCCTCAGCAGCCCGCGCCGGAGACGGGGAAGCCAGCGACCTCCAGCCCCCCCACCACGAGTGCGCCCAGGCCCTCCGGCCGGGTCTTCCGGTGGCCCGCCAACGTGCCCTGGTCGCTCGCCGACGCCAATGGCGCTCCTGGCTGCCTCTTCCTCTTCGGAGAGAATGGGGTGAACAAGGGGAGCCGGATGTTCCAGCCCTCCACCCAGGCCTGCATCCGTCCCGCCGCCAACGCCGTCGGCATCCGCACCTGCTGGAAGCCCGGCGCGGACGAGAGCGACCAGGGCGCGATGCTCGACGGCGAGCTGGCGAAGAACAAGAAGGCGATGGACGAGGACTTCCGGGAGAGCCTCCATCGGCTGCGGACGGGCCGCTACACGACGCTCGTCATCCCCTGGGACACCACGAAGAACATGCCGGCGCTGGGGACGGGCGTCGCGAAGCTCCCGGATCGGGCGAAGAATACCTATGCCCACCTCTGCGAGTGCACCGCCTGGCTGATGAAGTGGGCCGAGGACAACCTGGGGAGGGTGCTCTTCTGCCCCTTGGACACGGGACTCACCGAGCAGAGCTGCAAGAGCGACCCGGAGTCACTGTTCATCCATGAGGTCAACTGCGGCCTCGATAACCCTGACGCCCTGAGGGGGTGGGTGGGGAGGTCCCGCCTGTTGCAGCTTCCGAACGTTGGGCCCGTCCGCACCGGGAGGACATGGTTCCCCCCCATCCAGGATGCGAAGCTGGCGGAGAACACCCGGTTGCTCGGTCTCGACTTCGACGCGCTGGAGATGGCGGTCAAGTCGGGCCGGTTCCGCCGCGTCGTCTACCCCGAGGCAGGCCATGCGCTCGGTCAGGAGGCCGACCTCCAGAACACCGCTCCCAACACCCACGCCTACGTGCAGAAGCGGCTGAAGCAGCTCGCGGACCTGTGCGGCGCGACACCCGCGCCCCTCCTGGCGTCCGTGCCGACGTCGCCGCCGGTGTCGAGCTCTTCATCGCATTCCGACCTGGTGATCGAGGACCTCGACGCCGGGGACGATGACCCGTCGACCCGGGAGGCGGATGGGCGTCCGACCAAGTCCCAACGGACGGCGCGGGAGGGCGATGTCAGCAGCAATCTCCCGAAAGCGGAGCCGGACGCCGACGCGCAACCGCCGGTGGCAGTGCATCTTCCTCCTCCGCAGCAGCCCCCGCTGGAGCAGCAGCCCCCTCCGCAGCAGCCCCCTCCGCAGGAGGAACCCCCGAACCCTTTCAAGCGCCGGAAGACGTTCGTCGAGGAGGAATAG